In Musa acuminata AAA Group cultivar baxijiao chromosome BXJ3-11, Cavendish_Baxijiao_AAA, whole genome shotgun sequence, one DNA window encodes the following:
- the LOC135653364 gene encoding uncharacterized protein LOC135653364, whose amino-acid sequence MIPNFSFQVKMNLTALLNWVPRQGQVRPERLNLGLGRRLPLGTVLSQVLGSSSEHLNQIRLDCFWAQVNYHCPQPFTRTSNNSAMASNLNNTKFVVSFIFFSSGLGLYEDDMPICNEHSIDGTGWYNGSSDLQLEWINVYNNTSRGGRYIPRAVVMDLKPNTIDTVRSGLFGQIFRLDNFVFRQSGTRNNWAKGHFAVGAELIDSMLDVVRKENHDCLPSSVASGFIWRVPSLPFFRRNWFWHGHPSCL is encoded by the exons ATGATACCAAACTTCTCATTCCAAGTAAAGATGAATCTGACTGCACTCCTCAATTGGGTGCCCAGGCAAGGTCAGGTGAGGCCTGAGCGCCTCAATTTGGGTTTAGGAAGACGTCTTCCATTGGGCACGGTCCTGAGCCAAGTGCTGGGCAGCTCAAGCGAGCACCTGAACCAGATCAGGCTGGACTGTTTTTGGGCCCAGGTTAACTACCACTGTCCACAACCCTTTACAAGAACTTCCAACAACAGTGCCATGGCGAGCAACCTGAACAATACCAAATTTGtggtttctttcattttcttctcttctggactTGGGCTTTATGAGGATGATATGCCAATCTGCAATGAGCACAGCATCGACGGCACCGGTTGGTACAATGGCAGCTCTGACCTCCAGCTCGAGTGGATCAATGTGTACAACAACACGTCCAGAGGCGGTCGCTACATCCCACGTGCAGTGGTCATGGATCTCAAGCCCAACACCATTGACACCGTTAGATCTGGGCTCTTTGGCCAGATCTTCAGGCTAGATAACTTCGTCTTTCGGCAGTCTGGCACAAGGAACAACTGGGCCAAGGGGCACTTCGCCGTGGGTGCAGAGCTCATTGATTCAATGCTTGATGTGGTGAGGAAGGAGAACCACGACTGCCTCCCAAGTTCGGTGGCTTCAGGCTTCATTTGGAG GGTTCCAAGTCTGCCATTCTTTAGGAGGAACTGGTTCTGGCATGGGCACCCTTCTTGTCTCTAA
- the LOC103971791 gene encoding protein G1-like1: MSSINSDSSGNSGAPKGGGGGRPSRYESQKRRDWNTFRQYLRNHRPPLELSRCSGAHVLEFLRYLDQFGKTKVHAAGCPFFGHPQPPAPCPCPLKQAWGSLDALVGRLRAAFEENGGQPETNPFAARAVRLYLREVRDSQAKARGIAYEKKKKRKRPPLQPPQGHSPQSPLPMVPAAAPAMAYGRRAADLNLVDGGYTHHLHEHLMMPAMDSGRQLTAAAAEAHPGGIMPLSVLN; this comes from the coding sequence ATGTCGTCGATTAACTCCGATAGCTCGGGCAATTCAGGCGCTCCAAAAGGCGGCGGCGGGGGTAGGCCGAGCCGGTACGAGTCGCAGAAGCGGCGGGACTGGAACACCTTCAGGCAGTACCTGCGGAACCACCGCCCGCCGCTGGAGCTCTCCCGGTGCAGCGGCGCCCACGTGCTGGAATTCCTCCGCTACCTGGACCAGTTCGGCAAGACCAAGGTGCACGCCGCCGGATGCCCCTTCTTCGGTCACCCGCAGCCCCCGGCGCCGTGCCCGTGCCCCCTCAAGCAAGCCTGGGGCAGCCTCGACGCGCTCGTCGGCCGCCTCCGCGCCGCCTTCGAGGAGAACGGCGGCCAGCCGGAGACCAACCCCTTCGCCGCACGCGCCGTCCGCCTTTATCTCAGGGAGGTAAGAGACAGCCAGGCCAAAGCGAGGGGGATCGcctacgagaagaagaagaagaggaagcggccGCCTCTTCAACCACCGCAGGGCCACAGCCCGCAGTCACCCCTTCCCATGGTGCCAGCTGCTGCTCCTGCCATGGCCTACGGCCGGCGGGCGGCCGATCTGAATTTGGTGGACGGCGGATACACACACCACCTTCATGAGCACCTGATGATGCCTGCCATGGATTCCGGCAGACAGTTGACAGCAGCTGCCGCAGAAGCCCATCCTGGCGGCATAATGCCACTCTCAGTGCTCAACTGA
- the LOC135586206 gene encoding protein PAT1 homolog, protein MAFFCHLRFLFGVPPLDSSAAESTINLVKSISSWIHSMDLNALSACLAAVVYSSEQPPLRPLGSSAGDGASVIVKSVLDRATELLTDHDTAISCSIPSCNVWQASFNAFFGFVKKYCLSTYDSIMQSLTLQTPNAAVIGSEVTQAIIRDMTMGLLRSGLPHNNEHQRKLLLDFVRRTMVATGYNCP, encoded by the coding sequence ATGGCTTTTTTCTGCCACCTGAGATTTCTATTTGGTGTGCCGCCATTGGATTCTAGTGCAGCTGAAAGTACAATTAATCTTGTGAAGAGTATTTCTTCATGGATCCATAGCATGGATCTCAATGCTCTCAGTGCTTGCTTAGCTGCTGTTGTTTATTCTTCAGAACAGCCCCCTCTTCGCCCGCTTGGAAGTTCTGCTGGTGATGGTGCTTCCGTCATCGTAAAATCTGTTCTTGATAGGGCAACAGAGCTTCTAACTGACCATGATACTGCTATAAGTTGCAGCATACCCAGCTGCAACGTGTGGCAAGCATCATTTAATGCCTTTTTTGGATTCGTCAAGAAGTACTGTCTTAGTACATATGACAGTATAATGCAGTCCTTGACATTGCAGACTCCAAATGCTGCTGTTATTGGGTCAGAAGTCACCCAAGCTATAATTAGGGATATGACTATGGGCTTGTTACGTTCAGGTCTTCCTCATAATAATGAACATCAGCGTAAGCTGTTACTTGATTTTGTTCGGAGAACAATGGTTGCTACTGGGTACAATTGTCCTTAG
- the LOC135584116 gene encoding probable UDP-arabinose 4-epimerase 3, with protein MDYSDSRHKPHIIGKVFIAVFLIVLCILITKKSPDPSGASLLSLHVPGATHVLVTGGAGYIGSHAVLRLLKDSYRVTVVDNLSRGNIGAIKILQALFPEPGRLQFIYADLGNARAVNKIFAENTFDAVMHFAAVAYVGESMLEPLRYYHNITANTLVVLEAMAAHGVKTLIYSSTCATYGEPEKMAITEETPQVPINPYGKAKKMAEDIILDFSKNSDMAVMILRYFNVIGSDPEGRLGEAPRPELREHGRISGACFDAALGIIPGLKVKGTDYPTRDGTCVRDYIDVTDLVDAHVKALDKAKPRRVGIYNVGTGKGITVKEFVEACKKATGADIKVEYLSRRPGDYAEVYSDPSKINRELNWTAHYADLEKSLSIAWRWQKSHRNGYGSP; from the exons ATGGACTATTCAGATTCAAGACACAAACCTCATATTATTGGGAAAGTTTTTATTGCAGTTTTTCTGATAGTCCTGTGCATACTGATAACGAAGAAATCCCCAGATCCTAGTGGCGCCAGTTTG TTATCTCTTCATGTGCCTGGGGCAACTCATGTCTTAGTAACAGGTGGTGCTGGCTATATTGGCTCACATGCTGTACTTCGACTGTTAAAGGACTCATATAGAGTGACCGTAGTG GATAACCTTTCAAGGGGAAATATTGGAGCTATTAAAATTCTCCAGGCACTCTTTCCTGAGCCTGGGAGACTTCAATTTATTTATGCTGATTTAGGCAATGCAAGAGCT GTTAACAAGATATTTGCAGAAAATACATTTGATGCTGTTATGCACTTCGCAGCTGTTGCGTATGTGGGAGAAAGCATGCTTGAACCTCTTAG GTATTATCACAATATAACAGCAAACACTTTGGTAGTTCTTGAGGCTATGGCAGCTCATGGCGTTAAAACTCTTATCTACTCAAGTACATGTGCTACATATGGAGAACCAGAAAAAATGGCCATTACAGAAGAAACTCCTCAG GTTCCTATCAATCCTTACGGAAAGGCCAAGAAAATGGCAGAGGACATCATTCTGGATTTCTCAAAGAACTCAGATATGGCTGTTATGATTCTGAG ATATTTTAATGTCATTGGGTCAGATCCAGAAGGAAGGTTAGGTGAAGCTCCCAGGCCTGAACTGCGAGAGCATGGTCGCATATCTGGTGCATGCTTTGATGCAGCATTAGGCATCATACCAGGGCTGAAG GTTAAGGGAACAGACTATCCAACAAGAGATGGAACTTGCGTAAGAGACTACATTGATGTCACGGATCTCGTCGATGCTCATGTCAAAGCCCTTGATAAGGCAAAGCCTAGAAGAGTTGGCATCTACAATGTCGGTACCGGGAAAG GTATAACAGTGAAAGAGTTTGTCGAGGCCTGCAAGAAAGCAACAGGCGCAGACATTAAGGTTGAGTACCTCAGCCGCAGACCAGGGGACTATGCCGAGGTTTACAGCGACCCTTCGAAGATCAACCGTGAGCTCAATTGGACGGCACATTACGCTGATCTTGAAAAGAGCCTTTCGATTGCATGGAGATGGCAGAAATCACATCGGAATGGTTATGGGTCACCCTGA